The Rhododendron vialii isolate Sample 1 chromosome 8a, ASM3025357v1 genome has a window encoding:
- the LOC131299012 gene encoding uncharacterized protein LOC131299012 isoform X2, with protein MSAIRRVIRSLNTAVDCPSLTRFSLHPPKSVEVEFSNGNTYNLSAEFLRIYSPAADSKVRSFGGEKVIFGRRHVGIMSAEPIGNYGDTVR; from the exons atgtctgCGATACGGAGAGTGATTCGGAGCCTCAACACGGCCGTGGATTGTCCCAGTCTTACTAGATTTTCTCTTCATCCTCCAAAGAGC GTGGAGGTGGAATTTTCCAACGGCAACACGTATAATTTGTCAGCTGAGTTCTTAAGGATCTACAGCCCAGCTGCAGACAGCAAAGTTAGATCATTTGGAGGTGAAAAG GTGATATTTGGGCGACGGCATGTTGGAATCATGTCTGCAGAACCCATAGGGAACTATGGG GATACTGTTCGATGA
- the LOC131336134 gene encoding serine/threonine protein phosphatase 2A 59 kDa regulatory subunit B' eta isoform-like isoform X2, which produces MIKQILNRLPRKPSKSAENRDGGTSTSSSNASSSLRSGDLASNPYGNWNAASLSGQNPTSNSGISHGNSKFPQALNSKPNGNSTVTSYELLPSFRDVPNSEKQSLFIRKLNLCCVVFDFSDPTKNLKEKEIKRQTLVELVDYVTSADGKFTEPVVQEMVKMVSVNLFRTLTPQPRENKVLEAVDMEEDEPMMEPAWPHLQIVYEFFLRFVASPGMDAKLAKRYVDHSFVVRLLDLFDSEDPREREYSKTVLHRIYGKFMVHRPFIRKTINNIFYRFIFETEKHNGIAELLEILGSIINGFALPLKEEHKLFLVRALIPLHKPKCIPMYHQQLSYCITQFVEKDCKLADTVIRGLLRYWPITNSSKEVMFLGELEEVLEATQPPEFQRCMVPLFRQIAHCLSSSHFQVGG; this is translated from the exons ATGATCAAACAAATACTTAATAGGCTCCCCAGGAAGCCGTCTAAGTCAGCAGAAAATCGCGATGGGGGAACCTCTACCTCCTCTTCAAATGCTTCTTCCAGTTTACGAAGCGGTGATCTAGCAAGCAATCCGTATGGGAACTGGAACGCGGCATCTCTTTCTGGCCAGAATCCTACTTCAAATTCAGGAATAAGTCATGGAAATAGTAAGTTTCCTCAAGCTTTAAACTCAAAGCCGAATGGCAATTCAACAGTTACCTCCTATGAGTTATTGCCTAGTTTCCGAGATGTTCCAAACTCTGAAAAGCAGAGCTTGTTCATCAGAAAGCTGAACCTATGCTGTGTCGTGTTTGACTTTTCTGACCCAACAAAGAAtttgaaagaaaaggaaataaagcgACAGACTTTGGTAGAGCTTGTTGATTATGTCACTTCTGCTGATGGGAAATTCACAGAACCTGTTGTGCAAGAAATGGTGAAGATGGTGTCTGTAAACTTGTTCCGGACACTCACTCCTCAGCCTCGTGAGAACAAAGTCTTAGAAGCTGTTGATATGGAGGAGGATGAGCCGATGATGGAACCGGCATGGCCTCATTTGCAAATTGTATATGAATTCTTCCTGAGATTTGTGGCATCACCAGGGATGGATGCAAAATTGGCTAAGCGCTACGTTGATCACTCTTTTGTCGTAAGGTTGTTGGATCTTTTCGATTCCGAAGATCCTAGAGAAAGGGAATACTCGAAAACTGTTTTACACCGGATTTATGGGAAGTTTATGGTGCACCGTCCATTCATTAGGAAAACGATCAACAACATATTTTATCGTTTCATTTTTGAAACCGAGAAGCATAATGGAATTGCAGAGCTGTTAGAAATATTGGGCAGTATAATTAACGGATTTGCTTTGCCACTGAAAGAAGAGCACAAACTCTTCCTTGTACGTGCACTGATTCCACTCCATAAACCGAAATGCATACCTATGTACCATCAGCAGTTATCCTATTGCATCACACAATTTGTGGAGAAAGACTGTAAGCTTGCAGACACTGTTATAAGGGGCTTATTACGGTATTGGCCTATCACAAATAGTTCAAAGGAGGTCATGTTCTTAGGTGAGCTGGAGGAGGTTTTAGAAGCGACTCAGCCTCCGGAGTTCCAGCGTTGTATGGTACCCTTGTTCCGGCAAATTGCTCATTGCTTGAGCAGTTCACACTTCCAAGTAG GTGGCTGA
- the LOC131299009 gene encoding protein FAR1-RELATED SEQUENCE 5-like, which produces MAGSETDVPIHQIEEEVEDISPTSTGLDVDVELECQSLEVSTSIKSGVDIVGEKMCQSKKASVIANNGEDFDGEQVYKSSESSVDKNGMDNQGMDMDMDSKLEYQSPNDPLVDIAESTNFCETVEADEYVVPELGVEFESEDHAYRCYNTYAALGGFSIRKDFINKSRANGYVLSRRYTCYKEGYRRTKGNADVKKPRKDTRTGCLAYMTIARQPNGKYRVLHFENKHNHEFATPFTAHLLPSVRRTTFAEAVESELADSETKGVPKLGMGFDSEDQAYEFYNAYAGRVGFSVRKDYVNKSKVDGAVASRRFTCFREGFRQKDRKDSNVKRPRKETRIGCLAHLVIARHPDGKYRITRFEEEHNHELVPFCRVRMLRSQKSAAEATAVDDSGIQTNAASDLIIKPVAAGETLVYQPVDYKSNLPAKRMREMRQGESESILQYFENKQLKDPSFFYAVQLDVEGEMTNVFWADPKMVEDFGDFGDVVCFDMTYKLGKDCRPFAPIIGVNHHKQMVAFGAALLYDETVQSFQWLFQKFLEAVSGKKPKTILTDEDATMAEAISSAYPEAHHRLCAWHVYQNTLKHLSDVIVGLDSFANDLSSCIFNHDEEQDFVDAWKAMLDMYGLWENEWLNDIFKEREKWALPYGRHIFCADIKSAQLSECFSTTSLRKYLKSDLDVRTFFKHFGRVVSDWRYKEIEANYDMSQRMPRLMGDVILLKHARDLYTPTIFESFQQEYENCLNAVVNQCTEIKSLVEYKVSVYGQVLEHTIIFNSSEDSVVCNCMKFQFVGVLCSHALKVLDYRNIKVVPTRYILKRWTKDARA; this is translated from the coding sequence ATGGCTGGTAGTGAGACTGATGTACCAATTCATCAAATTGAAGAGGAAGTGGAAGACATATCCCCAACATCAACTGGGCTAGACGTTGATGTGGAGCTGGAGTGTCAAAGCTTGGAAGTTTCAACCTCTATAAAGAGTGGGGTTGACATTGTTGGTGAGAAAATGTGCCAAAGCAAAAAAGCTTCCGTTATTGCCAACAATGGGGAAGATTTTGATGGAGAACAAGTGTATAAGAGCTCAGAAAGTTCTGTTGACAAAAATGGGATGGACAACCAGGGGATGGATATGGATATGGATAGTAAGCTGGAATATCAGAGCCCTAATGATCCATTGGTAGACATAGCAGAGTCTACAAACTTTTGTGAAACAGTTGAAGCTGAtgaatatgtcgtaccagaactTGGCGTGGAGTTTGAATCAGAAGATCATGCATACAGGTGCTACAATACATATGCTGCACTGGGAGGTTTCAGCATTAGGAAAGATTTCATAAATAAAAGTAGGGCTAACGGTTATGTCTTATCGAGAAGATACACTTGTTATAAAGAAGGTTATCGGCGAACCAAGGGTAATGCAGATGTTAAGAAGCCCCGAAAGGATACAAGAACCGGTTGCTTGGCATATATGACTATTGCCCGTCAACCAAATGGCAAGTATCGAGTTCTACATTTTGAGAACAAACATAATCATGAGTTTGCAACCCCATTTACTGCCCATCTGTTACCGTCAGTGAGGAGAACAACTTTTGCAGAAGCTGTTGAATCTGAATTAGCTGACTCAGAGACAAAAGGGGTACCAAAACTTGGAATGGGATTTGATTCAGAAGATCAAGCATATGAGTTCTACAATGCGTACGCCGGACGTGTGGGTTTTAGTGTTCGGAAGGACTATGTGAATAAAAGTAAGGTGGATGGTGCGGTGGCGTCTAGAAGGTTCACTTGTTTTAGAGAAGGGTTCAGGCAAAAGGACAGAAAGGATTCAAATGTAAAGAGACCTAGAAAGGAAACAAGAATTGGTTGTTTGGCACACTTGGTCATTGCACGTCACCCTGATGGTAAATATCGCATCACGCGGTTTGAAGAAGAACACAATCATGAGCTTGTTCCCTTTTGTAGGGTCCGCATGTTAAGGTCTCAGAAGAGTGCTGCAGAAGCCACTGCGGTAGATGATTCTGGAATTCAGACAAATGCAGCTTCTGACTTAATAATCAAACCAGTTGCTGCAGGGGAGACATTGGTTTATCAGCCTGTTGATTATAAAAGTAATCTACCGGCAAAGCGCATGAGAGAGATGAGGCAGGGAGAGTCAGAAAGTATTCttcaatattttgaaaacaagcAATTAAAAgacccttctttcttttatgctGTACAACTCGATGTTGAAGGTGAAATGACAAATGTTTTTTGGGCTGATCCAAAGATGGTGGAGGATTTCGGGGATTTTGGTGACGTGGTTTGCTTTGATATGACTTACAAACTAGGCAAAGATTGCCGACCTTTTGCACCAATTATTGGAGTGAATCATCATAAGCAGATGGTGGCCTTTGGTGCGGCACTTTTATATGATGAAACTGTTCAATCTTTTCAATGgctatttcaaaaatttctgGAGGCTGTGTCTGGAAAGAAGCCAAAGACAATCCTCACAGACGAAGATGCAACAATGGCTGAAGCAATCTCTTCGGCATATCCAGAAGCACACCATCGATTATGTGCATGGCATGTGTACCAAAATACACTCAAACACCTTAGTGATGTTATTGTAGGCTTGGATTCTTTTGCCAATGATTTAAGCAGTTGCATTTTTAATCATGACGAGGAGCAGGATTTCGTTGATGCATGGAAGGCTATGCTGGACATGTATGGTCTTTGGGAAAATGAGTGGTTGAATGACATAttcaaagaaagagagaaatgggCTTTACCATATGGAAGACACATTTTTTGTGCTGACATAAAAAGTGCTCAACTCTCTGAATGTTTCAGTACTACTAGCTTGAGAAAGTACCTAAAGTCTGACTTAGATGTTCGTACATTTTTCAAGCACTTTGGAAGGGTGGTGAGTGATTGGCGCTACAAAGAGATAGAAGCTAATTATGATATGAGTCAGCGAATGCCAAGGCTAATGGGGGATGTGATTCTATTGAAGCATGCAAGGGATCTTTACACACCAACGATTTTCGAATCGTTTCAGCAAGAATATGAAAATTGTCTCAATGCTGTTGTTAACCAATGCACTGAAATCAAGTCATTAGTTGAGTACAAAGTTAGCGTATATGGGCAAGTACTAGAGCACACCATCATATTCAACTCATCTGAAGATTCGGTTGTGTGCAACTGTATGAAGTTCCAGTTTGTTGGGGTGTTGTGTAGCCATGCACTAAAGGTGCTTGATTATAGGAACATAAAAGTTGTTCCTACACGATACATCTTGAAGAGGTGGACAAAAGATGCAAGGGCTTGA
- the LOC131299010 gene encoding protein WVD2-like 7, whose translation MGESACLVQPFSYGSGIASGAKQGNPMHALGDSVSFGRFMSESLSWEKWSTFSHKSYVEEAERYAQPGSVAQKKAFFEAHYKSIAAKKAAALLEQANAANNHAQPEFEQQSIDNSMKHSNVVHGNDDNSNAELQKAENGKVKPEFLSSNSAAHQRAPRVPASPAKPAAPIHPGRENNATPLTRNTATHSTDKLKLTPKSTPAKEQDGSTTPAARRMDSSRVASSPNNKSKNSKTPLSTPMKASANGVLVNPSAIPSSESKRPRTQLDISTPGSKTRAPKWHILSAVCSKSFSACRNKLQSPILSSPFSLRTEERAARRKQKLEEKFNANEGQKVQLQTRLKEKAETELRKLRQSLCFRAQPLPDFYNEREAAKDQIKNVKIPLPHPNSPKIGRGKPSSSPSRGITSPPPETASSKKSCSKNFLKKEKSDHKSVLLAP comes from the exons ATGGGAGAATCAGCTTGTCTCGTGCAACCATTCTCCTATGGTTCTGGCATAGCCAGTGGCGCTAAACAG GGAAATCCCATGCATGCTCTTGGGGACTCGGTATCTTTTGGGAGGTTCATGTCAGAGTCCTTATCATGGGAAAAGTGGTCTACTTTCTCTCACAAAAGCTACGTGGAGGAGGCCGAGAGGTACGCTCAACCGGGATCAGTGGCACAAAAGAAAGCTTTCTTTGAAGCTCATTACAAGAGCATTGCCGCTAAGAAGGCTGCAGCCTTGCTTGAGCAAGCAAATGCAGCCAATAACCACGCGCAACCAGAATTTGAACAACAATCTATTGATAATTCGATGAAGCACTCCAATGTTGTCCATGGAAATGATGATAATTCAAATGCGGAGCTACAGAAAGCGGAGAATGGCAAGGTGAAACCAGAATTTTTGTCTTCGAATTCAGCTGCTCACCAAAGAGCACCAAGAGTTCCAGCTTCACCTGCCAAACCAGCAGCTCCTATTCACCCCGGGAGGGAAAATAATGCCACTCCACTGACCCGGAATACTGCAACACACTCCACGGATAAACTGAAATTGACTCCAAAGTCTACTCCTGCCAAAGAACAGGATGGGTCAACTACTCCAGCTGCCCGGAGGATGGACAGTTCAAGAGTTGCTTCTAGTCCAAATAACAAATCTAAAAATAGCAAAACTCCTCTAAGTACTCCAATGAAG GCATCTGCAAATGGGGTATTAGTGAATCCTTCGGCAATCCCTAGTTCAGAAAGTAAAAG GCCTAGAACACAACTTGACATCTCAACTCCTGGAAGCAAAACAAGAGCCCCAAAATGGCACATCCTATCTGCCGT TTGTTCAAAGTCCTTCAGTGCCTGCAGAAACAAATTACAGTCACCAATTTTATCCAGTCCTTTCAGCTTGCGGACGGAGGAAAGAGCGGCAAGAAGAAAACAG AAGCTCGAAGAAAAATTCAATGCCAATGAGGGACAAAAAGTGCAGCTGCAGACAAGATTAAAG GAGAAAGCAGAAACAGAACTAAGAAAATTACGCCAAAGCCTCTGCTTCAGAGCCCAGCCGCTACCTGATTTCTATAATGAAAGAGAAGCAGCAAAAGATCAGATAAAGAACGTCAAG ATTCCATTGCCACATCCTAACTCACCCAAGATAGGAAGAGGAAAGCCAAGTTCCAGCCCATCGCGAGGTATAACCTCCCCACCGCCAGAGACAGCTTCATCTAAGAAAAGCTGCTCCAAGAATTtcctgaaaaaagaaaagtcagATCACAAATCCGTACTCTTGGCTCCCTGA
- the LOC131336134 gene encoding serine/threonine protein phosphatase 2A 57 kDa regulatory subunit B' theta isoform-like isoform X1, which yields MIKQILNRLPRKPSKSAENRDGGTSTSSSNASSSLRSGDLASNPYGNWNAASLSGQNPTSNSGISHGNSKFPQALNSKPNGNSTVTSYELLPSFRDVPNSEKQSLFIRKLNLCCVVFDFSDPTKNLKEKEIKRQTLVELVDYVTSADGKFTEPVVQEMVKMVSVNLFRTLTPQPRENKVLEAVDMEEDEPMMEPAWPHLQIVYEFFLRFVASPGMDAKLAKRYVDHSFVVRLLDLFDSEDPREREYSKTVLHRIYGKFMVHRPFIRKTINNIFYRFIFETEKHNGIAELLEILGSIINGFALPLKEEHKLFLVRALIPLHKPKCIPMYHQQLSYCITQFVEKDCKLADTVIRGLLRYWPITNSSKEVMFLGELEEVLEATQPPEFQRCMVPLFRQIAHCLSSSHFQVAERALFLWNNDHIDNLIKQNRKVILPIIFPALEKNVTKHWNQAVQSLTLNVRKIFSDIDPELFEECLLKFQEDKAQEEEIKLKREATWKRLEEIAAMKSAK from the exons ATGATCAAACAAATACTTAATAGGCTCCCCAGGAAGCCGTCTAAGTCAGCAGAAAATCGCGATGGGGGAACCTCTACCTCCTCTTCAAATGCTTCTTCCAGTTTACGAAGCGGTGATCTAGCAAGCAATCCGTATGGGAACTGGAACGCGGCATCTCTTTCTGGCCAGAATCCTACTTCAAATTCAGGAATAAGTCATGGAAATAGTAAGTTTCCTCAAGCTTTAAACTCAAAGCCGAATGGCAATTCAACAGTTACCTCCTATGAGTTATTGCCTAGTTTCCGAGATGTTCCAAACTCTGAAAAGCAGAGCTTGTTCATCAGAAAGCTGAACCTATGCTGTGTCGTGTTTGACTTTTCTGACCCAACAAAGAAtttgaaagaaaaggaaataaagcgACAGACTTTGGTAGAGCTTGTTGATTATGTCACTTCTGCTGATGGGAAATTCACAGAACCTGTTGTGCAAGAAATGGTGAAGATGGTGTCTGTAAACTTGTTCCGGACACTCACTCCTCAGCCTCGTGAGAACAAAGTCTTAGAAGCTGTTGATATGGAGGAGGATGAGCCGATGATGGAACCGGCATGGCCTCATTTGCAAATTGTATATGAATTCTTCCTGAGATTTGTGGCATCACCAGGGATGGATGCAAAATTGGCTAAGCGCTACGTTGATCACTCTTTTGTCGTAAGGTTGTTGGATCTTTTCGATTCCGAAGATCCTAGAGAAAGGGAATACTCGAAAACTGTTTTACACCGGATTTATGGGAAGTTTATGGTGCACCGTCCATTCATTAGGAAAACGATCAACAACATATTTTATCGTTTCATTTTTGAAACCGAGAAGCATAATGGAATTGCAGAGCTGTTAGAAATATTGGGCAGTATAATTAACGGATTTGCTTTGCCACTGAAAGAAGAGCACAAACTCTTCCTTGTACGTGCACTGATTCCACTCCATAAACCGAAATGCATACCTATGTACCATCAGCAGTTATCCTATTGCATCACACAATTTGTGGAGAAAGACTGTAAGCTTGCAGACACTGTTATAAGGGGCTTATTACGGTATTGGCCTATCACAAATAGTTCAAAGGAGGTCATGTTCTTAGGTGAGCTGGAGGAGGTTTTAGAAGCGACTCAGCCTCCGGAGTTCCAGCGTTGTATGGTACCCTTGTTCCGGCAAATTGCTCATTGCTTGAGCAGTTCACACTTCCAA GTGGCTGAAAGGGCTCTGTTTTTATGGAACAACGATCACATTGACAacttaatcaaacaaaatcgcaAGGTTATTTTGCCAATTATATTTCCTGCCTTGgaaaaaaatgtgacaaaacaCTGGAACCAGGCGGTTCAGAGCTTGACATTAAATGTCCGCAAGATCTTCTCTGATATTGATCCGGAGCTATTTGAGGAGTGCCTGCTTAAATTTCAAGAAGATAAAGCCCAAGAGGAAGAGATTAAGCTGAAGCGTGAAGCCACATGGAAACGCTTAGAGGAGATTGCAGCCATGAAATCGGCAAAGTGA
- the LOC131299013 gene encoding uncharacterized protein LOC131299013 → MATAALRKTLKSINPAISLRALTTPTRQFTAVAATEKQPEPDAPSSSFTFSSDDQDSHKEKETKKDDSIHLKAARKAASQSSVTMPMSFMTGSIVGKRFYKQVTTREAEDGNGWSVMLDYRTLKTPSKRPLKCPSLALAKGIAAEWEYQQTDGIRPFTMPLMKLACTALERVPITRPKIIEYLLKKFHQDLVFCRAPGDSDLTKCVLERQVEKFAPLLKWVESEFGFKPVVYSSFFGGKQEDGLVKAIENLLKKTDDCELAAIDALAAASHSLVISIGIFQGKLQIEEAIELIRLEEDFQVDRWGLVEGGHDVDVADLRVQISSAAVFLGLSRRS, encoded by the exons atGGCAACTGCTGCACTGAgaaaaaccctaaaatcaaTTAACCCAGCCATCTCACTCAGAGCCCTAACCACCCCAACCCGACAATTCACCGCCGTTGCCGCCACCGAAAAGCAACCCGAACCCGACGCCCCTTCTTCGTCCTTCACATTTTCGTCCGACGACCAAGACTCCCACAAGGAGAAGGAGACCAAGAAAGATGATAGCATACACCTTAAGGCGGCGAGAAAGGCGGCGTCTCAGTCGTCGGTGACCATGCCCATGTCGTTCATGACGGGATCGATCGTGGGCAAGAGGTTTTACAAGCAGGTGACGACTAGAGAGGCCGAAGATGGGAATGGGTGGAGTGTAATGCTTGATTATAGAACACTGAAGACGCCGTCGAAGAGGCCGCTTAAGTGCCCTAGTCTTGCTCTAGCTAAGGGTATTGCTGCCGAATGGGAATACCAG CAAACAGATGGAATCAGACCCTTTACCATGCCTTTGATGAAGCTTGCGTGCACGGCATTGGAAAGAGTTCCAATCACTCGGCCAAAGATAATTGAATATCTGCTGAAGAAGTTCCATCAAGATTTAGTTTTCTGTCGTGCTCCTGGAGATAGTGACCTGACAAAGTGTGTCCTTG AAAGGCAAGTGGAGAAATTCGCTCCTTTGCTGAAGTGGGTGGAGTCAGAATTTGGCTTTAAGCCTGTTGTGTACTCCAGCTTCTTTGGTGGCAAGCAGGAGGATGGTCTTGTAAAGGCTATTGAGAACCTTCTCAAAAAGACGGATGACTGTGAATTGGCTGCAATCGATGCACTTGCTGCAGCATCACACTCTCTAGTTATTTCTATTGGAATCTTCCAGGGCAAGTTGCAGATTGAGGAGGCCATTGAGTTGATTAGACTTGAAGAAGATTTTCAG GTCGACCGGTGGGGTCTTGTTGAAGGTGGTCATGATGTTGATGTTGCTGATCTCAGAGTACAAATCTCATCAGCTGCTGTATTCCTCGGACTTTCAAGGAGATCTTAG
- the LOC131299012 gene encoding uncharacterized protein LOC131299012 isoform X1 — protein MSAIRRVIRSLNTAVDCPSLTRFSLHPPKSVEVEFSNGNTYNLSAEFLRIYSPAADSKVRSFGGEKVIFGRRHVGIMSAEPIGNYGVRILFDDLHKTGIYTWDYMYHLGSNKFTLMRNYIRTLKKHGLSRDPPRRK, from the exons atgtctgCGATACGGAGAGTGATTCGGAGCCTCAACACGGCCGTGGATTGTCCCAGTCTTACTAGATTTTCTCTTCATCCTCCAAAGAGC GTGGAGGTGGAATTTTCCAACGGCAACACGTATAATTTGTCAGCTGAGTTCTTAAGGATCTACAGCCCAGCTGCAGACAGCAAAGTTAGATCATTTGGAGGTGAAAAG GTGATATTTGGGCGACGGCATGTTGGAATCATGTCTGCAGAACCCATAGGGAACTATGGGGTAAG GATACTGTTCGATGACTTGCATAAAACTGGGATTTACACGTGGGATTATATGTATCATCTTGGGAGCAACAAGTTTACCCTCATGAGAAATTATATTAGAACTCTGAAGAAGCATGGACTCAGTCGGGATCCACCTAGAAGAAAATGA
- the LOC131299014 gene encoding succinate dehydrogenase [ubiquinone] iron-sulfur subunit 2, mitochondrial has product MATGLVRRAFSRVQTSPAAKLICIRSHASDQTSPEPTPKLKTFQIYRWSPDNPTKPELKSYQIDLKDCGPMVLDALIKIKNEIDPTLTFRRSCREGICGSCAMNIDGCNGLACLTKIPSASADSTVTPLPHMFVVKDLVVDMTNFYNQYKSIEPWLKRKSPPEEKGKEFLQTKKDRAKLDGMYECILCACCSTSCPSYWWNPESYLGPAALLHANRWIMDSRDEYTKERLDAICDEFKLYRCHTILNCARACPKGLNPGKQITNIKQLELAKGI; this is encoded by the exons ATGGCGACAGGTTTAGTCCGGCGAGCCTTCTCCAGGGTTCAAACCTCGCCGGCGGCGAAGCTAATCTGCATCCGATCGCACGCCTCAGACCAGACATCCCCCGAACCCACCCCCAAACTCAAGACCTTCCAAATCTACCGGTGGAGCCCCGACAACCCGACCAAACCCGAGCTCAAGTCCTACCAGATCGACCTCAAGGACTGTGGGCCCATGGTCCTCGACGCCCTCATCAAGATCAAGAACGAGATCGACCCCACCCTCACCTTCCGCCGCTCCTGCCGCGAGGGCATCTGCGGCTCCTGCGCCATGAACATCGACGGCTGCAACGGCCTCGCCTGCCTCACCAAGATCCCGTCCGCCTCTGCAGACTCGACCGTAACGCCGCTGCCGCACATGTTCGTGGTCAAGGACCTGGTGGTGGACATGACGAACTTTTATAACCAGTATAAGAGCATCGAGCCGTGGCTGAAGCGGAAGAGTCCGCCGGAGGAGAAGGGGAAGGAGTTTTTGCAGACCAAGAAGGATAGGGCGAAGCTCGACGGGATGTACGAGTGTATTCTGTGTGCTTGCTGTAGCACGTCGTGCCCTAGTTACTGGTGGAACCCTGAGTCGTATCTGGGCCCCGCCGCCCTCCTCCATGCCAATCG GTGGATAATGGACAGTCGTGATGAATACACCAAGGAGCGCCTCGATGCAATTTGTGATGAGTTCAAGCTATATCGCTGCCATACAATACTGAACTGTGCACGTGCCTGCCCGAAGGGACTCAACCCTGggaaacaaattacaaacaTCAAACAGCTTGAGCTTGCAAAGGGTATCTAA